In Salvelinus alpinus chromosome 22, SLU_Salpinus.1, whole genome shotgun sequence, one genomic interval encodes:
- the LOC139549217 gene encoding coatomer subunit delta-like, translating into MVLLAAAVCTKAGKAIVSRQFVEMTRTRVEGLLAAFPKLMGMGKQHTFVETESVRYVYQPLEKLYMVLVTTKNSNILEDLETLRLFSRVIPEYCRVLEEGEISDHCFDLIFAFDEIVALGYRENVNLAQIRTFTEMDSHEEKVFRAVRETQEREAKAEMRRKAKELQQIRRDAERSGKKVPAFGGFGSAGMSSMSSGSIITDTIIEPEKPKMAPVSVRPTGSSKALKLGARGKEVDNFVDKLRGEGETIMSNTGKMPSLASNVLPPPVNVESVHMRVEEKISLTCGRDGGLQNMELLGMITLRVTDDKVGRIRLMVNNYDKKGVQLQTHPNVDKKLFTSDSVIGLKNPEKSFPLNNDVGVLKWRLQSTDEALIPLTINCWPSESATGCDVNIEYELQEESLELNDVVIAIPIPSGVGAPVVGDVDGEYKHDSRRNVLEWSLPVIDAKNKSGSLEFSIAGQPNDFFPVNVSFVSIRNYCDIQVAKVTHVEGDAPVKFSLETSFLVDKYEIL; encoded by the exons ATG GTGCTTTTGGCAGCGGCGGTGTGCACCAAGGCAGGCAAAGCAATCGTGTCACGGCAGTTTGTGGAGATGACCCGAACGCGTGTCGAGGGCCTTCTGGCCGCCTTCCCCAAGCTCATGGGCATGGGCAAGCAGCACACGTTTGTGGAGACGGAGAGCGTGCGCTACGTCTACCAGCCGTTGGAGAAGCTCTACATGGTGCTGGTCACCACCAAGAACAGCAACATCCTGGAAGACCTGGAGACACTACGGCTCTTCTCGCGCGTG ATCCCGGAGTACTGCCGTGTGCTGGAGGAAGGGGAGATCTCAGACCACTGTTTCGACCTGATATTCGCCTTCGATGAGATCGTGGCCCTGGGCTACAGGGAGAATGTCAACCTGGCCCAGATCCGCACCTTCACCGAGATGGACTCTCATGAGGAGAAGGTGTTCCGGGCAGTCAGAGAG ACCCAGGAGCGAGAGGCCAAGGCAGAGATGCGGCGAAAGGCCAAAGAGCTGCAGCAGATCAGGCGAGATGCCGAGCGCTCTGGGAAGAAGGTGCCGGCTTTCGGCGGGTTTGGCAGCGCCGGGATGAGCAGCATGTCCTCGGGGTCGATCATCACAGACACCATCATCGAACCCGAGAAACCCAAGATGGCTCCCGTCTCAGTCAG GCCAACCGGATCCAGCAAAGCCCTCAAGCTGGGCGCCAGGGGGAAAGAGGTGGACAACTTTGTGGACAAGCTCAGGGGGGAGGGGGAAACCATCATGTCCAACACAGGGAAAATGCCTTCGCTTGCATCCAATGTCCTACCGCCACCAGTTAATGTGGAGAG TGTCCACATGAGAGTTGAGGAGAAGATCAGTCTGACCTGTGGACGTGACGGAGGTCTACAGAACATGGAGCTCCTGGGCATGATCACCCTGAGAGTGACCGACGACAAGGTCGGCCGCATCCGCCTGATGGTCAACAACTACGACAAGAAGGGAGTACAACTGCAG ACACATCCCAATGTGGATAAGAAGCTCTTCACTTCAGACTCTGTGATTGGTCTGAAGAACCCCGAGAAGTCTTTCCCCCTCAACAACGATGTGGGGGTGCTGAAGTGGAGACTCCAAAGCACAGATGAGGCCCTCATACCTCTAACCA TAAACTGCTGGCCTTCAGAGAGTGCTACTGGCTGCGACGTGAACATTGAATATGAACTGCAGGAGGAGAGCCTTGAACTCAACGATGTAGTTATTGCTATCCCTATACC GTCTGGAGTTGGGGCACCTGTGGTAGGAGATGTGGATGGGGAGTATAAGCACGACAGCAGACGGAATGTTCTAGAGTGGAGCCTACCCGTCATAGATGCCAAAAACAAAAGCGGCAGCCTGGAGTTCAGTATCGCCGGGCAACCCAACGACTTCTTCCCTGTCAACGTGTCCTTCGTATCCATACGCAATTACTGCGACATACAG GTTGCCAAAGTGACTCACGTAGAAGGAGACGCACCAGTAAAATTCTCTTTAGAAACTTCGTTCCTCGTCGACAAATACGAGATCCTGTAA
- the LOC139549218 gene encoding porphobilinogen deaminase-like isoform X1 — translation MEGPYKYVREGNGKVSRVIRIGTRKSQLARIQTDSVAEKLKGLYPDVHLEIVGMTTTGDKILDIALSKIGEKSLFTKELETALERNEVDLVVHSLKDLPTTLPPGFTIGAVLKRENPHDAVVLHPKNMGKSLDTLPDKSVIGTSSLRRAAQLKKRFPHLEFKDIRGNLNTRLKKLDEKDDFSAIILAAAGLRRMGWDSRVSQILGPEDCMYAVGQGALAIEVRARDKDILEMVSVLHDPNTVLRCIAERAFLRRLEGGCSVPVAVHTEVKDSQLYLTGAVYSLDGSDSLKETMQTSIASDNKVEEQVDERVQRVGVTANNMPGPAQDASEKLGLDLANLLLSKGAKEILTVARQLNDAR, via the exons ATGGAGGGACCTTATAAGTACGTCAGG GAGGGTAATGGGAAAGTTAGCCGGGTCATAAGAATTGGAACCCGAAAGAGCCAG CTGGCTCGTATTCAGACGGACAGCGTTGCAGAGAAGCTTAAGGGACTGTACCCTGATGTCCACTTAGAAATAG TTGGCATGACAACTACAGGGGACAAAATCCTTGACATAGCGTTATCAAAG ATTGGAGAGAAGAGCCTTTTCACCAAAGAACTGGAGACTGCTCTGGAGAGGAACGA AGTAGACTTGGTGGTCCACTCTTTGAAAGACTTGCCCACGACTCTGCCTCCTGGCTTTACCATAGGAGCAGTGCTAAA GCGCGAGAACCCCCATGATGCAGTGGTCTTGCATCCCAAAAACATGGGGAAATCACTTGACACCCTGCCTGACAAGAG TGTGATAGGCACAAGTTCCCTACGCCGGGCTGCTCAGCTAAAGAAAAGATTCCCCCACCTGGAGTTTAAAGATATT CGAGGAAACCTCAACACGAGGTTGAAGAAGCTGGATGAAAAGGACGACTTCTCGGCCATTATACTGGCTGCAGCTGGGCTCCGTCGCATGGGCTGGGATAGCCGAGTCagccag ATCCTGGGCCCTGAGGACTGTATGTATGCTGTTGGACAG GGGGCTCTTGCCATCGAGGTGCGGGCCAGAGACAAGGACATCCTGGAGATGGTGTCTGTTCTGCACGACCCCAACACGGTCCTGCGCTGTATAGCAGAGCGAGCCTTCCTCAGACGACTG gaggggggttgcagtgtaCCAGTTGCTGTCCACACTGAAGTCAAGGACTCTCAG CTCTACCTGACGGGAGCAGTCTACAGCCTGGATGGTTCAGACAGTCTCAAGGAGACCATGCAGACCAGCATTGCTTCAGACAATAAG GTGGAAGAGCAAGTGGATGAGCGGGTCCAGCGTGTTGGCGTAACAGCGAACAACATGCCAGGCCCGG
- the LOC139549218 gene encoding porphobilinogen deaminase-like isoform X2 — protein MSGETSSQEGNGKVSRVIRIGTRKSQLARIQTDSVAEKLKGLYPDVHLEIVGMTTTGDKILDIALSKIGEKSLFTKELETALERNEVDLVVHSLKDLPTTLPPGFTIGAVLKRENPHDAVVLHPKNMGKSLDTLPDKSVIGTSSLRRAAQLKKRFPHLEFKDIRGNLNTRLKKLDEKDDFSAIILAAAGLRRMGWDSRVSQILGPEDCMYAVGQGALAIEVRARDKDILEMVSVLHDPNTVLRCIAERAFLRRLEGGCSVPVAVHTEVKDSQLYLTGAVYSLDGSDSLKETMQTSIASDNKVEEQVDERVQRVGVTANNMPGPAQDASEKLGLDLANLLLSKGAKEILTVARQLNDAR, from the exons ATGTCGGGAGAGACGAGTTCACAG GAGGGTAATGGGAAAGTTAGCCGGGTCATAAGAATTGGAACCCGAAAGAGCCAG CTGGCTCGTATTCAGACGGACAGCGTTGCAGAGAAGCTTAAGGGACTGTACCCTGATGTCCACTTAGAAATAG TTGGCATGACAACTACAGGGGACAAAATCCTTGACATAGCGTTATCAAAG ATTGGAGAGAAGAGCCTTTTCACCAAAGAACTGGAGACTGCTCTGGAGAGGAACGA AGTAGACTTGGTGGTCCACTCTTTGAAAGACTTGCCCACGACTCTGCCTCCTGGCTTTACCATAGGAGCAGTGCTAAA GCGCGAGAACCCCCATGATGCAGTGGTCTTGCATCCCAAAAACATGGGGAAATCACTTGACACCCTGCCTGACAAGAG TGTGATAGGCACAAGTTCCCTACGCCGGGCTGCTCAGCTAAAGAAAAGATTCCCCCACCTGGAGTTTAAAGATATT CGAGGAAACCTCAACACGAGGTTGAAGAAGCTGGATGAAAAGGACGACTTCTCGGCCATTATACTGGCTGCAGCTGGGCTCCGTCGCATGGGCTGGGATAGCCGAGTCagccag ATCCTGGGCCCTGAGGACTGTATGTATGCTGTTGGACAG GGGGCTCTTGCCATCGAGGTGCGGGCCAGAGACAAGGACATCCTGGAGATGGTGTCTGTTCTGCACGACCCCAACACGGTCCTGCGCTGTATAGCAGAGCGAGCCTTCCTCAGACGACTG gaggggggttgcagtgtaCCAGTTGCTGTCCACACTGAAGTCAAGGACTCTCAG CTCTACCTGACGGGAGCAGTCTACAGCCTGGATGGTTCAGACAGTCTCAAGGAGACCATGCAGACCAGCATTGCTTCAGACAATAAG GTGGAAGAGCAAGTGGATGAGCGGGTCCAGCGTGTTGGCGTAACAGCGAACAACATGCCAGGCCCGG